The Osmia bicornis bicornis chromosome 12, iOsmBic2.1, whole genome shotgun sequence genome contains the following window.
AGGGGGCAGCCCTGTTTGACCCCTGATAGTATGGGGATTCTATCTGTGTACCCCTCAGCGGTACGGACCCTCGTCGCGCAGTCTGTATACATACTGGCGACGATATTTGTCATCGCCCGCGGCACCCCGGCGTTGGTGAGCGACTCTAGGATAGTGGCGTGCGGGATCGATCCAAAAGCATTGGAAAGATCCAGCCACGCCACCACCAGTTCTCCCTTCTTCCTCCGAGCGTCGGCGATGCATTCCTGCAGCACGAAGTTGTGCTCGAGGCACCCCTCGTACGGCAGGAAGCCCTTCTGGCCTCGTGAGAGCCGTCGGTTTTGTACGGCCCAGTGAGTGAGGCGGTCGGCCATTACAGCGGCGAAGAGTTTCGGCACAGTATCACCCATCGCGAGTGGTCTCCAGTTGGACAAGTCATCCCGGTCACCCTTCTTATAAATAAGAACGGTGTTTGACTCCTTCCAAACGCGCGGAATATGCTCCATCCTGAGACAGGCGTTGAATAACGCCGTTAGGAGCGTGGCGCCTGGGTCGACATCGCGCAAATCACCGTAGGTTACGCCGTCGGGACCCGGAGAAGATTTCTTCATCCGGTCCAGGCGGCGGCTCACCTCGGTGGCCGTACATGTCGACACCAGAGCGTCACTCCCCTGTGCTGTCTCGTAATGGATAGTCGGGAGGGGCCCCGCACGATCCCGGAGAGCATACATATCTGCGAAGTGTCGCTGGACTGCGTCCTTCGACACCTCACAGTGTGGAGAGGACCCTTTCAGGACCTCTCGCACCGCACGCTTCCGGTTCGCACGGAACAAGCGCTGAATGCGCGTCGCCTCCCGAACATATTCCTCGCGGTTGGCAGGAGTACCGGTCGTCGTCGAACTGTCCCTCGGACGGTGAGACTCGCCTTCCCTCCTCGCAGCTGgtcgtggccggccacccctCCCACTGGTGGCTGGATTTGCGGCCCGTTCGGTATCCACGGCCCGATGCTTAACGAAGAACTCCGCCACTTTCGCAGCGAAGTCCTCCAGCGCCTGAAGCGTCGTCACCGTTTCGGCTTCCTCAACGAGACCTGCCCTTTCGACACCTATCGCTGCCCTCGTGCTCCTACGGAGCCCTTCGGGTCGGTCGGTGTCGGGGGTCGGTTCGTCGAGTCGGCCGGCGTGTGGGACGGCATCAGGGAGCCGTGTGTCCCGACGCGGGTCGCGCCCTCTCCGGGATCCCCGGCGCTCAGGTGAAGTCGGGGACGTCACTCTCCCCCGCCGGTGCGTCGCGGGCGACTGTGGGGCCCGACCTCTGGGGGGTACTCTTCGATCTATTGTTTCGCGGGATATTGTACTTGTATTGTTATTGGTGCCCCCTCGGCCCCTCCTGTTCTGCCCGTTGTTTGATCTAAAAACAGAGCCCCGGTTTGACCCGGGGCAATTAGTCGCGCTGCTAGCGGCATCACTTAGCCTAGGACAATCACAATTACATCGACtagaattattattcaagTCGATAGGGCTAGTGGCCCTATCGACAGTCAGAGGTCTGCGACGAGGCCCCTGCTCCGCCCCCGTAGGGGTCCTTACCACGCGTGGCTCCCGGACCACTTCCTCATcgtgttgctgttgttgttgttgctgccgTGGCTGCCGCGCCGGCGTCTTCGGTGACGGGGTCGTCAAATCTCCCTCCTCTTCTTGCCGCCCAGCCCTTCTCCTCCTGTTCCGCGGCGTGACGTCCCGCCAGTCCCTTACATCCTCTTCCTCTCCTGTCCTCGTTTCCTGCTCCTTCCTCTTCGTCTTTTCCGGCGCCGCAGTGACCGCTGGCGACGCCTCGGCAATAGCTGGGAGAAGATTCCTTCTCCATGTGCGCCCTGTAATGGGGGACGGTATGGTGGTAGGTCCGTCCCCCCTCCTCGTCTCCTGTGTTGACCCGGGCGATAGAGTTTTCGCCCGGGTGCTCCTTCTCGTACCAGGGCGCACCTCCGGTGTCGTTGGGGTGGCCGCGTCGTTCACCGTCGCGGAGCCCGTGGATGGTGGTGGGCTCTTCCTCTGCCTGGCTTGCTGCCTTGTCCTGGGGGGGGTCCGAGGGGGCTCCGTGGTTGCCCTGGCAGCCCGCGCCCTGGTCGTCGGCGCGGACTCCAGGAGCACCGTATCTTCCTGGATCCTCTTCTTGATCCCCCTCGGCGAGGTTCCACCCCCGCTCCTCCTTGTGGCGACGGTGACGACGGCCACCGGTTTGCTGTACACCGAGGTCGTCGTCAGGGTCAGAGTCCCCGCCGTCGCAAAGGTACACGTCGCCGCCACTGTCCTGGTGGGGGGCGCTTGGGTGGTGGACGCGCCCCCGGCTTCCTCTTGCTTCGGCACGGGCGGGAGGGAGGTTGCCCGTGCCATTCTCCTGGTGGTCATTGTTGTGGTGGCGGTCGACGTGCCCCTGGTAACTTCTGCATACGTGACGGCGGGGGTCACCTTCCTTGTAGCGGTGATGGTCCGTTGGGGCGGGCCAGGTTGAGGAGGCTCCGTTGTGGCCCGGGTACTCCTTCTCTTCAACCCCGGGctcttctccttctcttttacCTTTAGTGGGGGGGTTAAGGTGGAGGTTACCCCCCCGCTTGGCCTCCTCATTGACGCTGGCCCGCCGCTAATCCTCTTAGCGGCGCCGGTCCCCGCTGGTGGGGTGGTGTGATCCACGGTCGGCGGGGTGGCGGGACTCCCCGTGGATGGAGGTCGTCCATCGGCGGGGCTGGACGGCGTCCCGCTCTTCTTTGTCGCTGTCGATTTCACGGCCCAGCTCGTCAGTAAGTTTCTCCCCGTCACCGATGAGGTAATTACTGGCATCTTCTTCGGCGCGGTTCTGGTTTTGGCAGCCACGGTGGTCCGGGAGTTGGTTGAGGTAGTTTTAGCGGCGCGCGTCAGCGCGCCTCCACGCGTGGTGGTCCCTGCCGTTTCCAACGGGGACGGAGAGGGCCTCTGGGTCGTCTCGGCTGGCGCCGCGTCGGGTTGGGGTCGCTTCTCGGCTGGTTCACCCTCAGCCAGGGGTGCACTGCCGCCGTCCTTATTGTTACTCCTGCTACTTGCGCTAATCGACGGCCGCGCCCCAGCGGCACGAGGCACTGCACTACCTTTATGTGAGTCTGCGTGGTGCTTCCTCACTTTCTTCAGTGCATAGACACTGTCGTCCGTGAAGGAACACACCCCGCAGACCCACTTCCTGTTTGCGCCGGGGTGGTGGATGCGCAAATGCTTCCCGAGGTCCTCGTGCCGCTGGTACACGGCCGACCGGATCCAATTCGACGGCACCCCTACGTTGCAGAAGGGGCAGGGGAATGTCTCGGGAAAGGGGAACGTAATTACAACATCATTTCCCCTGGCAGTGCAGCTCGGCTGAGGGCTCGTCGTAGGattcatattaaataaataaatagtaaataaaataaaatgaataaataagtATATAAAATAGAGTAGAATATATCAGTCGTTATCTG
Protein-coding sequences here:
- the LOC123988370 gene encoding proteoglycan 4-like, producing the protein MNPTTSPQPSCTARGNDVVITFPFPETFPCPFCNVGVPSNWIRSAVYQRHEDLGKHLRIHHPGANRKWVCGVCSFTDDSVYALKKVRKHHADSHKGSAVPRAAGARPSISASSRSNNKDGGSAPLAEGEPAEKRPQPDAAPAETTQRPSPSPLETAGTTTRGGALTRAAKTTSTNSRTTVAAKTRTAPKKMPVITSSVTGRNLLTSWAVKSTATKKSGTPSSPADGRPPSTGSPATPPTVDHTTPPAGTGAAKRISGGPASMRRPSGGVTSTLTPPLKVKEKEKSPGLKRRSTRATTEPPQPGPPQRTITATRKVTPAVTYAEVTRGTSTATTTMTTRRMARATSLPPVPKQEEAGGASTTQAPPTRTVAATCTFATAGTLTLTTTSVYSKPVAVVTVATRRSGGGTSPRGIKKRIQEDTVLLESAPTTRARAARATTEPPRTPPRTRQQARQRKSPPPSTGSATVNDAATPTTPEVRPGTRRSTRAKTLSPGSTQETRRGDGPTTIPSPITGRTWRRNLLPAIAEASPAVTAAPEKTKRKEQETRTGEEEDVRDWRDVTPRNRRRRAGRQEEEGDLTTPSPKTPARQPRQQQQQQQHDEEVVREPRVAK